The segment gaagcctggtttaatttattgccattattCCTCAAGACATTTATAtctgaaaaatctaaatttaaattttttgataaacttAACAAACCATTTgatatttccaagaaaattatgtttttgttgCGTTCTGGATGTGGCGATGTATGGGTCATaattgctctgctgatccgcaataaaatttctttgaacCTATAatgctatatatatatatatatatatttcatttctatataatcgattatttttgcacatcccttaAACATCATTAGAAAACTGCTGATATAATTAAGCCTGAATactgtatgtatgtatatttttttcacagaCTTCTTATCAACACATTGATTTGAAAGGCAATGACTCAAACTTCGTTCTGTTTCTCGGGGACTTGGATGGCATGCCTCTCGTTGCAGACAACGTCATCAATAATTTTCGATACCCGAGTTTTGAAAGTTACAAAGAAACCTTGCTGATCGATTTTCCAGCATTCAACGCTAATCGCAGTGTCTTAACCGATCTGGAAGACGCACTAATCATTAAGAAAATATTCGAGAATGCCGCGCGGGTCAAAATCATCCTTGTGGTGCCAGACAGCGTTCAATCGAACACTAACATATTCACGAATATGGTGGAAAGGCTGATAAGTAACTTTGACGTCAACGAAAAATTTGGATCTGTTGGTGTAATCTGTGCGATTTCTCCAAATTCAATGATTGAAGAAGCAAAAGTACTTAATATGATTAGAGATCTTATCTATCTTTTGTATATAGATAACGTGAACCTTTGtaatattgaaaaaggaaagagATCtcctaataataataagataAAGCAATATTTGCAAACATCAGAGTTGATGCAGCATCTGCGGAATCAAAGCTCTTTCGCTGCCTTTCGGCGTACaggtgaaaacaaaaatgcgtGGTCGAACGAGATTCAAAGGGAAAGcttgcataatttaattttcaaacatttgaatttctcCAGCCACCTATCTCAGGATAAAAACCCGATTTTGACCAACGAAACACTTCAATATGTTTTAAGGAATAACAACGTTTTCATTAACGTATCAAAACTAATATGCGTTCGGAACGAGTTGATCGCACATGCAGTTCTAAGGGTTTCAACCAATTCATCTGTGCACGATTTCAATTCTTTCATTGATGAATACGAAAATATGGATCAATTGAGATTTAAGTGGCGTTTGGCTCAATGGTACCCCAATTTGCTTCAAAACCTgttgtttgaaattgaaaagtttgatcTTGTACAGAAATTGACGGGAGAATTTATTGTTAGTGACCCGATTGAGAACTATCGTTTAGAAACtgtacaaaaattgattattcagCGCTTGGTATTGTTACGATCTAATTCTTTAAAAGATTAAGCCTCttcgaataatattttcaatataattaaagagaaaatttataatttttgtatttcattaGTAGCTTTAGTATTGTAAAGGAACTAGTTTGTGTATTAGTATAAGcacgaaaaaattgattttgctccTAATAATAGCTGATGGGCAATTTATAAAACCAGATATACTTTAGTCTATAATGAGGGTTAGATAGCTTACAGTATACAATGCACGTTACAAAAACtccaatttcaattcattaaaataaaaaaatgcatttttccttcttaaaacatttttatgttcCTCTTAACTCAGAACTTGAATCACAAATCTAGAATGGAGCATATACTGTATATGATTTGATTGAAAGGCGTGgctgataatttaaattatcatatggattttctattaataaatttaatttttcgtctgTAAAAGTCCTTCGCcaaaatggatttaaatttcttgatcGTCTTCTGATGTTTGTGAGCTAGATGATTCCCCTATGTAGGTCATTAGCATTTTCTGTTGAgagtgaaagaaaatattcttaCAATCACAGCAGCAGGCACTAGAAAAGCTGTTCTCCAAATGTGTATTTATCACCCTACagaaacagttaaaaattgaattattaaaactctGTATTaacaaagtgaaaataaaaacctttgtTTGTAGTGGTTGAAAACAATGCTGTATTTTTGTTCATGAACGTTGacgattaatatttttgttcgatTTTCTCGATTTATTGCAGGCAAATCAGATGTTTCTTCCTTAATTGGACTTCTGCTTTGTGCTCTTCCATCTGCTAATAGCGAattaaataatcgattatCAACTAGTTTAACGCTGTTCCCCACGTTTTTTCTTAACACTCTcaccattttcaattttaggcgtCCAAATTCCTTTAGCCGTCTCTCTAGACAAGAAggtaaattacaaatatttccataCTGAAACCTATTATGTGAAAAGTTAAAACTTACTGAGCGAATACACACGCAGCGAAGATGACTACAATGGAATAAGCCACTAGGAGGATAGGTACACACGCTGAGATGATAATTACACATTTGACCAGATTAAGTGCGGTGCAGATCACAGCCATCATCATTTTCCGTTTGATGTCTGTGGCTTTTCTCCCGACCGCAGCTGTAAAAAAGCTTGACTAAAAATCtgtacaaaaaaatacaattaaccATACAACTAATTCTACCTGtatgtattttataaaaaaattacaataatgaTCTGCAACGTAGGACAGTTTGAAATTGTGCTCGTTAGGAATGGTTTGGCATCTATTTGCTAGACTTCATCTACCAAACAAACATactgaattgaaaaaagcgTAAAGTATTTGAAGATAACAAACATTTAAGATCAAAGTCTGGAGTCGtttgtttgtaattatttttctaattccaCTTATATATTCATGGAGCTTGGAATCCACTgtatcaaatataaattcgcAATGCTATATATATAAGTATAGTGCGATTGCAAGCAAGTCactatgttttttttctagatGGCACTTATGAAGTTGCAATCGTTTAATCTAGATTAATTGAGCATgttgtgcgaaaatttcaacgccTGCAATTCATGGAGGTATAGGAAGCCAAGTTAGCTATTACGAAATACGATTGATTGTATTCCTCGAGCGACAATTAATTATAGGtcataatgttttatttgtctCTCAAGAGTTTTTATTCTATCTTATCGGAACACATTGATCTTTTGAGCCAGTTACAAATATaagcttttaatttctgactcagctgtttttatcttaaaaaccatttattttgtcgttttgtttttagttaaattgtattaaaagTTACTCAACTAAAATACACATTATACTTACTTTGATTTCGAAGGCTATATTCGGAACGTTGTTGTGTaccataatataatttattttacataaaatactATAAAGTCTAACCAGCCCGTTGTTGGCTTGCAGGAGTGCCAAGGCATTTTCAGAGGTATTTGATTATTTCGGatatctaatactggctgcccaatgtcagagatcgCAAAAGACGATTAATGTTAgagactcgaaatgctcaaataataGCTTAAACGGGCTGTACCAGCGCCGATACACCACAGGCTGGTTTTCTCACCTAACCATCTcagctttagggacaaatgtctagcgtttcaatcaaagacctcggtgTGGGGAGGTGAAATGATTGCCAAATtcggcccaagctcctctgcggcccaCTCCgaccccatgttatccgctcagcAGTGTTACTGGGAATTCATAGCCCATGGAATAGGCCGAGGTTATAAAAAGTTACTATCATCCGTCTGCCAAACTTACACAGTGATTAGCGTAGGGGGAGCAGAagttgaaaatgttttcaatgaGACACTCATTtgttaaaggtttttttttaatacgatTACTCAAATTTCTTCCACTAAACCTCGATGAAGTAGCATTCCAAAAAGACTCTAGCctctaataataaataaatatttaatttgtcttaAATTAAAGATGCATTTTGGAGGATTATtagcaataatattattttctaataattgtaaatatataatgtTAAAGAAATTGACTGTCATCAGCTACTCTTAATAACGTTTAAAATTGAGATGAGAATAAAACTTCAAACGTCCGAGTCACTTAGcaaaactttaataaaattctacACCGTACATATGAATTCTCTGCTTGCAGCTCGTGTGCCTTAATCCTAGATCATtataaataatcattaaacaataaattatactCGTCCCACATCTCTCATGGCAATGAACAAACGaccattaatttgaaaattttacatttgctCGTCTCAGTTTGACCTGAGGAAATTTTTGACGGAGCTCTTTTCTGGCTCTCCGCATTTGCCGTCGTGCACTTTAAAGACAAGTGACCTCGAGCGGCAATTCTCGATGTCCAAGAAGCAGTCGTTGGAATAGGTTTTCTTGTCCGACCCGCAAACTGGCTCGTAAAGCGTGGGACAAATCTTCTGGCAGCCCATGAACTGGAATCCAGCCAGGCACCTCTTCATCGGCACTACAAAAACGTGTTtcctgcaaataaaaacaatgttGATAATCAACTTAAACCAACGAGGATAAGTTCGATTGTTTCTCCATCATCAGAAAATGTCTTCCTcgggtgaaaatttcaaaccattttaagaaattattgcCTAATTGATAGCATTTGattcaaggtcactaaatcatttcttcatttttgttttacttaGTTTCTTTTACAACTAACTTTTTGTCAGTGAATCTATTTAGTGataaaagggattttttgcattttaaacaattgaaaataatgtttttgtcATTCGCACCCGCAGTTTGATTTCTTCATTTCGCATTCGCTTCTGTAGAATTTGTTGTCAGATCCGCAGACAAAGTTCCTCTCTTCCCCGCAGGTTTGATTACAATGGCTGGTAGTCTTGCAGTGGTGCTCAGGCACGGCCACCACTCTTTGGCCGCAGGTGCGCATCTTCATCTCACATTGCGACCTGAAAAACGATGTGTCATAAGTTCAAAAGGTGAATATAATATACAACCGTGAATTAtcagaaatatatttcttatttagtttcaaatggCATCTCATACCTGTAAACATTCCCATCAGAGGCGCAAACCACCTTCGTTGGCTCGTTTTCACAGGTCTCGGGACATTCGTCGGTATGCAACAAAGAGGTGCAGTTACCAAGGTGAGCCATCTGCACGCCTTTCCTAGAATACACCGcataagtaatttttaaatacactaGACAGGCGAGCGTACAAGCAGGTGGCGATCTGTAGGTGACAAGGGTTGCGGTAAGTTTTGGCGTCGCTGCCACACACAAAGTCCTCCTCATTGTTGCATTGCAGCATATTGCAGTTGGTGAACTTCTTGCGGCACTTCTCAAAATCAACCTTGGTGACGCTTCGCTTCGTCTGaagtctaaaatatttaaatatttagttgattgaaaatatttgaatcagCTCAAATTCACTATGTCtatatgcattaaaaaatggaatcttCCTCtgcgcagaaaaatattaaaactcgTGATTCTACTTCAATTCTTTCTTGTGGTTAAAAGGGATTGTGTTTATATGATTAACACAAATAGTGTATTGTTTGAGAATTTTCAGAATCTCACCCGCAAGTGTTTGACTTCATGTCACACTCGTTGTCATAGACGTTTCCGTCTGAGCCGCAGATTTTCTCAACTGGTTCATCGTCACAAGTAGTCGGACAGTCAATTGTGGGGAGTGCGTTTCTCTCCTGGGTTAAACTTTTGCAGTACTTCATTGGTATTTCAAACACGTGTTTCCTACGAGCCAGATTAAagatccaaatttaaaaaaatcacgccCAACAACGCCTGGTTGCTGCCGCAGCGACTAGGTCAAAAATCCGAGACGGTATGGCGTGAAATCAGGTCAAAAGCTTTTAAGTAAAACATTTCTAGCCGGAAATTAGAATATCCCAAAGATAGTTGGCGGGTGGTAACCATAAGTAAACTCGTACCCGCAGTTCTTGGATTTCATCTTGCACACGTTGGGGTATACTTTGCTGTCGGAGGCGCAGACGGGTTTGGAGATGCGCCAACACGCCTCTCTGCAGTGCCTGGTCGTTTTGCAGTGTTGCTTGTCGGTGCGCACCACGCCTTGTCTGCAACAGCCCACGCGACACTTCGCAATCACCAGCCTCGATCCACAAGCAAATTGAATAGGCAAAAGAAACAAGCGGCATTCAAAGCGCTAACAATTTATGCCTAAGTTTTCCATATTATGAAACATTATGACTGTCcacaaaaactcaaaatattaaGCTATCTTGCTGattgctgttaaaattttacaaatataaagTACGTATTTTTCTTAACACTTtacgttttatattttgttggtTGGTGTTGGTACAGTCTAGCTATTTAGGGTGCTTCAAAAATAcacttgcaataaaattcacaaataatttacaagaCTATCGACTTGCCCGCAAGTAAGCAGCTTCATGGAGCACGTGTGATTGTAAACATTGCCATCTGAGCCACATATGGGGCCGTCGATAGGTGCCGACTCACAGTCCACGGGGCAGTTCTCTCTGTGAGGAGTAATGTTTGTGCATGGACCCAGGTGCGACAGCTCAGCTCCCGTCCTACGCAATTAAACAATCAAAACGATTCAAAGCAAtacttttgttttataaaataatcatcaactaattaaagaaataaacgggagaa is part of the Cloeon dipterum chromosome 1, ieCloDipt1.1, whole genome shotgun sequence genome and harbors:
- the LOC135947898 gene encoding serine protease inhibitor dipetalogastin-like; this encodes MHQLVVTFSATALLFLVSFPMLTVGLKKDNNCPRICPPGSGDPVCGTDDTIYPSACEMQRKTCNKAVRVSRTSDQKCQRAQGSNCTHKCNKDSDPVCGSDGKTYHNKCFMMVATCKTGAELSHLGPCTNITPHRENCPVDCESAPIDGPICGSDGNVYNHTCSMKLLTCGQGVVRTDKQHCKTTRHCREACWRISKPVCASDSKVYPNVCKMKSKNCGKHVFEIPMKYCKSLTQERNALPTIDCPTTCDDEPVEKICGSDGNVYDNECDMKSNTCGLQTKRSVTKVDFEKCRKKFTNCNMLQCNNEEDFVCGSDAKTYRNPCHLQIATCLKGVQMAHLGNCTSLLHTDECPETCENEPTKVVCASDGNVYRSQCEMKMRTCGQRVVAVPEHHCKTTSHCNQTCGEERNFVCGSDNKFYRSECEMKKSNCGKHVFVVPMKRCLAGFQFMGCQKICPTLYEPVCGSDKKTYSNDCFLDIENCRSRSLVFKVHDGKCGEPEKSSVKNFLRSN